In a single window of the uncultured Dysgonomonas sp. genome:
- a CDS encoding terminase family protein → MADKAEIKDTSCFDPVFLDLGIEVYTYEYIEKLRKEENSNNIIAQKGSQEVFLSCDADICIFGGKRGGSKTYSLLLEALNDVKNPYFYASLLRKEKEDSRKTGGIIDVSDQVYGQFGTYNRAQQDMTWNFHTGGKLKFDYYSDSFEDFKKRFQGLAMSMIGVDEITHMAYEYFKYLLTSNRNAHNIKNRFRGTCNPDPDSWVATFIDWWIGEDGTPIPERNGVVRYCFMYGETVAEIYWGDSKQEVYEQAKDRIDRLWRKEYEQFGTKEDMFIKSVTFIEGKLEENIKLMKSDPNYLANLANQSEEQVARDLDGNWKFKTAGVGLITYEDMDRMFHNAYQNQGLRCITCDVAFDGGDKCVMWYWEGFHAKDIRVIGVDSKKTVDYAKEFMQLHNVLEENFCYDLNGLGQIFKGFFPKARPFNNKEMPTNGDRTMFENLKAECAYLCVQRIKAAGYSIEAFLQGRKFSGKNYKSVTLQNILLTERKAMAQDDKDTDKNWKLISKPEMKKLIGRSPDFFESFFMREYFEIAKKKVARTGLWML, encoded by the coding sequence ATGGCAGATAAAGCAGAAATAAAAGATACTTCATGTTTCGATCCTGTATTCCTTGATTTAGGCATAGAGGTTTATACGTATGAGTATATCGAAAAGCTAAGAAAAGAAGAAAACTCAAATAACATCATTGCTCAGAAAGGTAGTCAAGAGGTTTTTTTATCATGTGACGCAGATATTTGCATATTTGGAGGAAAACGGGGAGGGTCAAAAACGTACTCACTTCTCTTAGAAGCTCTCAATGATGTGAAAAATCCATATTTCTATGCCTCGCTTCTTCGTAAGGAAAAAGAGGATTCAAGAAAGACTGGTGGTATCATAGATGTGTCCGATCAGGTATATGGTCAATTTGGAACATATAACCGAGCGCAACAAGATATGACTTGGAACTTCCACACAGGAGGTAAGTTAAAATTTGACTACTATTCAGACTCATTTGAGGATTTCAAAAAGCGTTTTCAGGGACTTGCTATGTCAATGATTGGTGTAGACGAGATAACTCACATGGCTTATGAGTACTTCAAATATCTGCTGACATCTAACCGTAACGCACACAATATAAAGAACCGTTTTCGTGGAACATGTAACCCTGACCCAGATTCGTGGGTAGCTACATTCATTGATTGGTGGATTGGAGAAGATGGTACACCGATCCCTGAGCGTAATGGAGTGGTGCGGTATTGCTTTATGTATGGCGAAACGGTTGCGGAAATATATTGGGGTGATTCTAAACAAGAAGTTTACGAGCAAGCTAAGGACAGAATAGACCGATTGTGGCGCAAAGAGTATGAGCAATTCGGCACAAAAGAAGATATGTTTATCAAGTCGGTCACATTTATTGAGGGTAAACTTGAGGAGAACATAAAGTTGATGAAGTCCGACCCAAACTACCTTGCCAATCTTGCAAACCAAAGCGAGGAACAGGTTGCTCGTGACCTAGATGGAAACTGGAAATTCAAGACTGCTGGAGTAGGTTTAATCACGTATGAAGATATGGATAGGATGTTTCACAATGCCTATCAGAATCAGGGATTACGGTGCATTACCTGTGACGTAGCCTTTGATGGTGGCGATAAGTGTGTCATGTGGTATTGGGAGGGGTTTCATGCTAAAGACATTCGAGTTATAGGTGTGGATTCAAAAAAGACTGTCGATTACGCTAAAGAGTTTATGCAGCTTCACAATGTACTTGAAGAAAATTTCTGTTATGACCTGAATGGGTTAGGGCAAATATTTAAAGGATTCTTCCCGAAAGCCAGACCATTCAATAATAAAGAAATGCCGACAAATGGTGATAGGACGATGTTTGAGAATCTTAAGGCTGAGTGTGCCTATTTATGTGTTCAGAGGATTAAGGCAGCAGGATATAGCATAGAGGCTTTTCTGCAAGGACGAAAATTCTCAGGTAAAAATTATAAAAGCGTAACCCTTCAAAATATACTTCTTACTGAGCGTAAAGCTATGGCTCAGGATGACAAAGACACAGATAAAAACTGGAAACTTATTTCTAAACCTGAAATGAAAAAACTGATCGGGAGGTCGCCAGACTTTTTCGAATCTTTTTTTATGCGTGAATATTTCGAAATAGCTAAAAAGAAAGTTGCTCGCACAGGGCTTTGGATGCTTTAA
- a CDS encoding major capsid protein codes for MAFLPQLTNESQFYQFLTGAVMQAGYADVSAFFRDEFNENTFPNAKWSELFPAGEENESGEYVQFTGISTRPVMANYVSFDSEGQLIANDGFKVQSKDMPRMRLGVNFNEKSFRDGQKIIRQQGIPEWAKMYSSFLKDSTDLIAGIHMQRSYTALQIESTGKYITSKDNNNGGVIGLQFNFLEGQSDKNRRLSGYFGNPKSPKGVKKSWSDPDANPIGDLQDMYWTYKNELGNPAIPVFRMSEDTFNTFVSHPKVIEAVALWRSGYLAATDNLLKINVTESQINSYLETELRLPRISIEDWNGVVQTLDTKTQKRTKSLRQGFNDGTVLLRPIGTVGELQWQSPTTIFATNVNPMYLADGGRIGVQQETYSMRKAMHFVAESTGIPVPRNIDFFLYMDVATIQP; via the coding sequence ATGGCTTTTTTACCACAATTAACAAATGAATCTCAGTTTTACCAATTTCTGACAGGTGCAGTAATGCAGGCTGGCTATGCCGATGTATCTGCTTTTTTCAGAGATGAGTTTAATGAGAATACTTTTCCAAATGCAAAATGGTCTGAGCTGTTCCCTGCCGGAGAAGAAAATGAAAGTGGCGAGTATGTGCAGTTCACAGGAATAAGTACTCGTCCAGTAATGGCTAACTATGTTTCTTTTGATTCCGAAGGACAATTGATTGCCAATGACGGCTTTAAAGTTCAGTCAAAAGATATGCCACGTATGCGTCTGGGAGTGAACTTCAATGAAAAGAGTTTTCGAGACGGGCAAAAGATAATTCGTCAACAAGGTATTCCTGAATGGGCTAAGATGTATTCATCTTTCCTTAAGGATTCCACAGATCTTATCGCTGGTATTCATATGCAACGGAGCTACACCGCTTTACAGATCGAAAGTACAGGTAAGTATATTACCTCGAAAGATAATAACAATGGTGGTGTTATAGGTTTACAATTTAACTTCTTAGAAGGACAATCTGATAAAAATAGACGCCTTTCAGGGTATTTTGGCAATCCGAAAAGTCCAAAAGGAGTAAAGAAATCTTGGTCTGATCCAGATGCGAATCCAATTGGAGACTTGCAAGATATGTATTGGACTTACAAGAATGAACTTGGAAATCCTGCTATCCCTGTCTTCCGCATGAGTGAAGATACCTTTAACACCTTTGTTTCTCATCCGAAAGTTATAGAGGCTGTAGCTCTTTGGCGAAGCGGCTACTTAGCGGCTACTGACAATCTTTTGAAGATAAATGTAACTGAAAGTCAAATAAACTCCTACCTGGAAACAGAACTTCGTTTGCCTAGAATTTCTATTGAAGATTGGAATGGAGTGGTTCAGACCCTTGATACAAAGACACAAAAGAGGACAAAGTCTTTACGTCAAGGTTTCAATGACGGGACTGTATTGTTGCGTCCTATAGGTACAGTCGGAGAACTTCAATGGCAATCACCTACAACTATTTTTGCCACAAATGTCAATCCTATGTATTTGGCTGATGGAGGTCGTATCGGAGTACAACAAGAGACTTATTCTATGCGTAAGGCAATGCACTTTGTAGCTGAGTCTACTGGCATCCCTGTACCTCGAAATATAGATTTCTTCTTGTACATGGATGTAGCAACAATACAACCATAA
- a CDS encoding phage portal protein, protein MPITVDQIAGTRERFFRMLPNRGFANINSFRIEVFQSEFISELDPNGHKINDPSYYENPIKKKPLVDEQGNATGKFQYIETQLQRVAIPMQKVILEKHLTHLCGEELKFTLNKLNPTEAESNEFIELKQGWKNKNMETGKYEFCHSVKSTGDGAFCAVLNNRELSYRVFSVAKGDTLNPIRDFSGNLRIFGRQFAAYDYDRNEYVPYMEVWDDKNYTLLSYDTDVNGNYLVWDSETFLPRAARENEVDGWKVVKNPTPHGFKKIPIVYLKDDNGACWSTVQDLIDKLEMALSQLYENNKHYAFRIMVVKGGLEIQGDLNGNANVIAFEDTNGDASVIEGADASSSFKLQLEQTLKYILMGSFTVLPPENPSGDLPGVTIKIMYSPAIEQGLNDINFYNKSIDRIFELFKEGYGIERRKTIQYNGLDVRADMRVYIHQNESENTNNMVLLGQAGIVSKETLREQTPYAAPDENVRMERQEDHELDLQRKELMNDVSTTQTTTSESENDGMNETNLERELVAQGS, encoded by the coding sequence ATGCCAATTACAGTAGATCAAATAGCAGGAACACGGGAGAGATTCTTTCGGATGTTGCCTAACAGGGGATTTGCAAATATAAATTCATTTAGAATAGAAGTATTCCAATCTGAGTTCATATCTGAATTAGATCCCAACGGACATAAGATAAATGACCCGTCATATTATGAAAATCCTATAAAGAAAAAGCCATTAGTAGATGAGCAAGGTAATGCAACAGGGAAATTTCAATACATAGAGACACAATTACAACGTGTAGCTATTCCAATGCAAAAAGTCATTCTTGAGAAGCACCTGACTCACCTTTGCGGAGAAGAACTTAAATTCACACTGAATAAACTAAATCCTACCGAAGCTGAATCGAATGAATTTATCGAGTTAAAGCAAGGGTGGAAAAACAAGAATATGGAGACAGGAAAGTACGAGTTCTGTCACTCCGTAAAATCTACTGGCGATGGGGCTTTTTGTGCCGTCCTAAACAATAGAGAACTGTCGTATAGGGTGTTTTCAGTTGCCAAAGGAGACACATTGAATCCTATTCGGGATTTTAGTGGTAATCTCAGAATATTTGGGCGACAATTTGCGGCTTATGACTACGATCGTAACGAGTATGTTCCATATATGGAGGTATGGGATGATAAAAACTATACGCTTCTGTCTTATGATACGGATGTTAATGGAAATTACCTTGTTTGGGACTCTGAGACGTTTTTACCAAGAGCTGCACGAGAAAATGAAGTAGATGGGTGGAAAGTTGTAAAGAATCCTACGCCTCATGGTTTTAAGAAGATACCGATTGTCTATCTAAAAGATGACAATGGTGCTTGTTGGTCAACTGTTCAAGACTTGATTGACAAACTAGAAATGGCTTTATCTCAGCTATACGAGAATAATAAACACTATGCTTTTCGTATCATGGTTGTCAAGGGGGGACTTGAAATACAAGGCGATTTAAACGGAAATGCCAATGTAATAGCATTTGAGGACACAAATGGCGATGCAAGTGTTATAGAAGGTGCAGATGCTTCAAGTTCATTCAAACTGCAATTAGAGCAGACATTGAAATATATTCTTATGGGTAGCTTTACAGTATTACCTCCCGAAAATCCGAGTGGAGATTTACCCGGTGTTACAATCAAGATTATGTACTCTCCTGCAATAGAACAAGGACTTAATGATATAAACTTTTACAATAAATCAATAGACCGCATATTTGAATTATTCAAAGAGGGATATGGTATTGAAAGAAGAAAAACAATTCAATATAATGGTTTAGATGTACGTGCAGACATGAGAGTGTATATTCATCAAAACGAAAGTGAAAATACAAATAACATGGTACTCTTAGGTCAGGCTGGAATTGTTTCCAAAGAAACACTTCGTGAACAAACGCCTTATGCTGCTCCAGACGAAAACGTGCGAATGGAACGTCAGGAAGATCACGAATTAGACTTACAGCGTAAAGAATTGATGAATGATGTCAGTACTACTCAAACTACAACTTCTGAATCTGAAAATGACGGCATGAACGAAACAAATTTGGAACGAGAATTAGTAGCACAAGGTAGCTAA
- a CDS encoding nucleotide modification associated domain-containing protein: MENKFESICNELVALQKAKNADYGDSFSQSVKEFGLTAALIPITNKVNRLKQLINSDSAQVKDESIDDTLKDLACYAIMTLSEMENNHITVGNILSDDTSFEAKYKDVNITEQKVKYFKINNNIEKVYYSGD; this comes from the coding sequence ATGGAGAATAAATTTGAATCAATTTGTAACGAATTAGTCGCTTTGCAGAAAGCTAAAAATGCAGATTACGGAGATTCTTTCAGTCAGTCTGTAAAAGAATTTGGACTAACAGCAGCACTTATACCTATAACAAACAAAGTAAACCGATTAAAACAACTTATTAATTCTGATTCAGCACAAGTAAAAGATGAATCAATTGATGACACATTGAAAGATCTCGCTTGCTATGCCATAATGACGCTGTCGGAGATGGAAAATAATCATATAACCGTAGGTAATATATTGTCCGACGACACATCTTTTGAAGCAAAATATAAAGATGTAAACATAACAGAACAAAAGGTAAAATATTTTAAGATCAATAATAACATAGAAAAAGTATACTATAGTGGTGATTAG
- a CDS encoding replication/maintenance protein RepL translates to MKPRKVKDKNPFFTEDTFKPSSRQKIIPNKGSNEVYNLDGEVHTGVIGFVTPPKLYDKKRFTKVYREGWHKMLELSTPALKVMFYIISEMDSTDTIDFTMRKCMDFTGYKDNNNIYRAIRELKGKGFIAESSQPKVYMINPLLIFNGNRIELYNELIRP, encoded by the coding sequence ATGAAGCCTAGAAAGGTAAAAGATAAAAACCCATTCTTTACAGAAGATACATTTAAACCTAGTTCAAGACAGAAAATCATTCCAAACAAAGGCAGCAACGAGGTATATAATTTGGATGGAGAAGTCCATACTGGAGTTATTGGTTTTGTTACGCCGCCGAAACTGTATGATAAGAAAAGGTTTACAAAAGTATATCGAGAAGGATGGCATAAGATGTTAGAGTTGAGTACTCCGGCATTAAAAGTTATGTTTTATATCATATCCGAGATGGATAGTACCGATACGATTGACTTCACTATGAGGAAGTGCATGGACTTTACAGGGTATAAGGACAATAACAATATCTATCGAGCTATACGTGAACTAAAAGGAAAAGGCTTCATAGCAGAATCCTCTCAACCTAAAGTTTATATGATAAACCCATTACTAATATTCAACGGAAATAGAATAGAGCTTTATAACGAACTGATACGACCTTAA
- a CDS encoding tape measure protein, translating into MAKGTTIGFLNFGIDGDNKELMKKLEQAKKEAVSIEQIFKNIKLNVGGSPLSTDIQKAQIAADKLAVSQNKVTQSVHNTVAAENKATEAIEKATNAKKSGLLIDQKRNTELANTAIAVAKSENIKANTLVKQEEARRKAIYDEERLAGLQKRNALIGVQGQKDLAVAYGLTNKTMFSQKNILQQLSSAMGIYFSIYQAGAFVKELAMVSGEFEKQRLSLRAIMQDSASANKIFNQIKDLAVYSPFNFKELTDYAKQLSAFSIPTNEIFDTMTRLADISAGLGVDMNRIILAYGQVRSASVLRGQELRQFTEAGIPLVDELAKKFGELEGRVVSAGDVFDKISNREVPFAMIKDIFTDLTSEGGKFYQMQEIQATSLAGKISNLRDAYDIMLDSIGSANSETLKGAVDALVGIMDNWRDYLNIIKTIVAAYGVYRATLIAVSVIEKTNLAVKREAIILMRSYAAQNISLSKTQAVTAAQTELLTRKLNGLKSALSFNPAALALTGITVAIGLIASYVSHQQELEEQLFKTIHAINEESKSVNTHLDRLKELAKSTDSNSNASKERVKILNKLSEIEPTVAREIKNQADNLDLLTIAQEKYNNSINIRKFATYAANEGSGLFTSNLLETLKELNEAQNKADLYSSKLVLGYSKIEEALSRWNSEGKDVTGTMSDLQSSTLDSLNAIVSSSSNVTDKIIQIRKLAFNSSGNERIALFDLSNMIDEGSFNSWINSYQNLNKATSEADADINTFVQNLKGYLKVNNLDIKENENTIRSIIKSWDDLGLASQKQILLKLGIEWDGKENDESQLSEWQNLLQSKLGNTITIQTDTNINSVTEEMEKKYKELKTRIDKTKPILIKFGFDFDKNAFPSPAEISPVIKQLADSYIADQKDVTNLDAAAKSLGKTLKDLYEPKDKGEKKDKFTEDLKRQVEIVKAAKSEYEKLIKVMSRDEAINKIRGISEYSSIGNIDLSDQGYIDYLSEQLKKVENRNTTAAKNVRVTWNKELGQIQIEQITEKAQYEIDRIEKYLSNYKTDFDFYKRILGITGDKGQAAKLAFGANNPVKEYIDVLKDAFKKSSGVSFSDFIKLDDSNKLKLLVNKQTSSIFNQIEAAEKDEVSRRQGIYAESLKEFASYQDKRLALQYEYDEKIKIAEENGNKGLADRLRSSLSSELLKLTPDYQKFFTSIYSLTQDKAIQIGNLIKTNLKEQLDKGVISTQDYYEGIKKINDELKKSQKGIDYLGKLQSGGIEGLFGAMDEKASSDYQSALIDRKRYQEDYNEALKVGDQRSQALATSNMQGADGVMKSAQNMQNFAGVAQGAIGAVDKIVVAIDQSVRATQQLVDQFAELAESRGIDTDKGTWGDIKGLMSVMSEVNAKAKASWDSAKSGDAAGALSNAVGIVTSGLTALNAWHDKKLNKTIEESIFRVKQLQQAYEDLGRTITRQLGSLTANQAKEQLDNQQKQLSELEKQRQAEIDKKKTDWNVVLDLEGQIKEAQDKIKFFYEDLFEELYDFNLKDVSDQLASALVDAFSAGEDAAKAFDDTVADVMRNVIKEMISMNVLQQSMNSLREYLFGTNGIFTDGEFSTSDAAGLTAQLAALKGSIGDAKNIWDILNQAAKDVGIDLGDVSEKDTLSKGIQSLTEDTGNLVASYLNAIRADVAAQRVFLLQLVQLAQVNSNTFALQLAELIKIQVNTLATANNTREIADTVRETNSILRNATTPGSGTSINT; encoded by the coding sequence ATGGCAAAAGGGACTACAATAGGATTCTTAAATTTTGGCATAGACGGGGATAATAAAGAACTAATGAAGAAGTTGGAACAGGCTAAAAAAGAGGCAGTTTCAATAGAACAGATATTTAAAAATATAAAACTGAATGTAGGAGGAAGTCCGTTATCTACCGACATACAAAAAGCCCAGATAGCCGCCGATAAGTTAGCTGTGTCTCAGAATAAAGTAACACAATCCGTTCATAATACAGTTGCCGCCGAAAACAAAGCAACAGAGGCAATAGAGAAAGCTACAAATGCAAAAAAGTCAGGGTTACTTATAGACCAGAAAAGGAATACAGAGTTGGCTAATACAGCAATTGCGGTAGCTAAATCGGAGAATATAAAAGCTAATACACTAGTAAAGCAAGAAGAGGCAAGGAGAAAAGCCATATATGATGAAGAAAGGCTTGCTGGATTGCAAAAAAGGAACGCCCTCATTGGAGTTCAGGGACAAAAAGACTTGGCAGTTGCATATGGACTGACCAATAAGACCATGTTCAGCCAAAAAAATATATTGCAACAACTGTCTAGTGCTATGGGTATCTACTTTTCCATATATCAAGCAGGGGCGTTTGTAAAAGAACTTGCGATGGTAAGTGGTGAGTTTGAAAAGCAGAGATTATCATTACGAGCCATAATGCAAGATAGTGCATCTGCCAATAAGATATTTAATCAGATAAAAGACCTTGCTGTATATTCTCCATTCAACTTTAAGGAGTTGACTGATTACGCAAAACAGCTGTCTGCTTTCTCGATACCTACAAATGAGATATTCGATACAATGACTCGCTTGGCTGATATTTCTGCTGGTCTTGGTGTTGACATGAATCGAATAATACTTGCATATGGTCAGGTTAGGTCTGCGTCAGTGCTTAGAGGTCAGGAGCTGCGGCAATTTACAGAGGCTGGTATCCCATTGGTAGATGAATTAGCTAAGAAATTTGGGGAGCTAGAGGGGCGTGTAGTTTCTGCCGGAGACGTGTTTGATAAGATATCTAACAGGGAAGTTCCATTTGCTATGATAAAAGACATATTTACTGACCTTACATCGGAAGGCGGCAAGTTTTATCAGATGCAGGAGATACAAGCAACCTCATTGGCAGGTAAGATATCCAATCTAAGAGATGCTTATGATATTATGTTGGATAGCATCGGATCGGCAAATAGTGAAACCCTTAAGGGTGCCGTTGATGCTCTTGTAGGCATAATGGATAATTGGAGAGATTATCTTAATATCATAAAAACCATTGTTGCAGCTTATGGTGTTTATAGGGCTACGTTGATAGCTGTAAGTGTTATAGAAAAGACAAACTTGGCTGTAAAGCGAGAGGCTATAATTCTAATGCGTTCATATGCAGCACAAAATATAAGTCTATCAAAAACACAAGCTGTAACAGCCGCTCAGACTGAATTATTGACTAGGAAGTTAAATGGTCTAAAGTCAGCTTTGTCATTTAATCCAGCAGCATTGGCACTTACCGGAATAACTGTTGCTATAGGTTTAATAGCTTCATATGTTTCACATCAACAGGAACTCGAAGAGCAGCTATTTAAGACAATACATGCAATTAATGAAGAGAGTAAAAGTGTAAATACTCACTTAGACCGTTTAAAGGAGCTAGCTAAAAGCACAGATAGTAATAGTAATGCTTCTAAAGAGAGAGTTAAGATACTTAACAAGCTTTCTGAAATTGAACCAACGGTAGCCAGAGAAATAAAGAACCAAGCCGATAACCTTGATTTATTAACTATAGCACAAGAAAAATATAATAATTCTATAAACATAAGAAAGTTTGCAACATATGCAGCAAACGAAGGTAGTGGTTTATTTACAAGTAATTTACTGGAAACCCTTAAAGAGCTGAATGAAGCACAAAATAAAGCTGATTTGTATTCAAGTAAACTAGTTTTAGGGTATTCTAAGATAGAGGAAGCTTTATCCAGATGGAATAGTGAAGGCAAAGATGTTACGGGAACTATGTCTGATCTACAGAGCAGTACGTTAGACTCACTAAATGCCATTGTATCTAGTTCATCAAACGTAACTGACAAAATAATTCAAATAAGAAAGTTGGCATTTAATTCATCCGGAAACGAGAGAATAGCCCTATTCGATTTATCCAATATGATAGACGAAGGTTCTTTTAATTCTTGGATAAATAGTTATCAAAATCTAAATAAAGCAACATCAGAAGCTGATGCGGATATAAATACTTTTGTTCAGAACCTGAAAGGATACCTAAAGGTTAACAATCTCGATATAAAGGAAAATGAAAACACTATAAGATCTATTATCAAATCTTGGGACGATCTTGGTTTAGCCAGTCAGAAACAAATATTACTCAAGTTGGGTATAGAGTGGGATGGGAAAGAAAATGATGAGTCTCAGTTATCGGAATGGCAGAATTTATTGCAGTCAAAGCTAGGTAATACGATTACCATACAGACAGATACTAATATAAATTCTGTCACAGAAGAGATGGAAAAAAAGTATAAAGAGCTAAAGACAAGAATAGATAAAACAAAGCCTATATTGATAAAGTTTGGCTTCGACTTTGATAAAAATGCATTTCCTTCTCCAGCAGAAATATCCCCAGTTATTAAGCAATTAGCCGATAGCTATATTGCCGATCAAAAAGATGTAACAAACTTAGATGCAGCCGCTAAATCATTAGGTAAAACATTAAAAGACCTGTATGAACCAAAGGATAAAGGAGAGAAGAAAGATAAGTTTACCGAGGACTTAAAACGCCAAGTTGAAATTGTAAAAGCAGCAAAATCTGAATACGAAAAGCTGATAAAGGTGATGTCTAGGGATGAAGCCATAAATAAAATTCGTGGTATCTCTGAATATTCATCTATTGGTAACATAGACCTATCTGATCAGGGTTATATTGACTATTTAAGTGAGCAGCTTAAAAAGGTAGAGAATAGAAATACTACAGCCGCCAAGAATGTCCGTGTTACATGGAACAAGGAATTAGGTCAGATACAGATAGAGCAAATAACAGAAAAGGCACAATATGAAATAGACAGAATAGAAAAGTACCTTTCCAATTACAAGACTGATTTTGACTTTTACAAAAGGATACTTGGAATTACTGGGGACAAAGGACAGGCAGCTAAACTTGCTTTTGGAGCAAACAATCCGGTTAAAGAGTATATAGATGTACTAAAGGACGCATTTAAGAAGTCCAGTGGTGTTTCGTTTTCTGACTTTATAAAATTAGATGATAGTAATAAGCTAAAGTTGTTGGTTAATAAACAAACATCAAGCATATTTAATCAAATTGAAGCAGCAGAGAAAGACGAGGTATCGAGACGACAAGGTATATACGCTGAATCGTTAAAGGAATTTGCAAGCTATCAGGACAAAAGATTAGCATTGCAATACGAATACGATGAGAAGATTAAGATAGCCGAAGAAAATGGAAATAAGGGATTAGCCGACAGACTCAGGTCGAGTCTAAGTAGCGAACTTCTAAAACTGACACCTGATTATCAGAAATTCTTCACATCTATATACAGCCTGACACAAGACAAAGCAATCCAGATAGGTAATCTAATTAAAACAAACCTAAAGGAACAACTCGATAAAGGAGTTATCAGCACTCAGGATTACTATGAGGGAATAAAAAAGATTAACGATGAACTCAAAAAGTCTCAAAAAGGAATTGATTACTTAGGTAAACTACAGTCTGGTGGCATTGAGGGCTTATTCGGTGCTATGGATGAAAAGGCAAGTTCGGATTATCAGTCAGCACTAATAGATAGAAAACGGTATCAAGAAGATTACAATGAGGCTCTAAAAGTAGGTGATCAGAGATCGCAGGCTTTGGCTACAAGTAACATGCAGGGTGCTGATGGTGTAATGAAGTCAGCTCAAAATATGCAAAACTTTGCAGGGGTGGCTCAGGGGGCTATTGGAGCCGTGGATAAAATTGTTGTTGCCATAGACCAATCGGTACGAGCTACCCAGCAATTAGTAGACCAGTTTGCCGAACTAGCGGAGTCCAGAGGCATTGATACGGACAAGGGTACTTGGGGTGATATAAAAGGTCTAATGAGTGTTATGAGCGAGGTGAATGCAAAAGCTAAAGCATCGTGGGACTCAGCCAAAAGTGGCGATGCTGCTGGGGCATTATCTAATGCCGTAGGGATAGTTACAAGCGGATTAACAGCCTTGAATGCGTGGCATGACAAGAAACTTAATAAGACCATTGAAGAATCGATATTCAGGGTTAAACAACTGCAACAGGCTTATGAAGATTTAGGGCGTACCATTACAAGGCAACTTGGTAGCCTTACCGCTAATCAGGCTAAAGAGCAATTGGATAATCAGCAGAAGCAGTTATCCGAACTGGAAAAGCAACGACAGGCTGAAATCGACAAGAAGAAAACGGACTGGAATGTAGTATTAGACCTAGAAGGACAAATTAAAGAGGCTCAGGATAAAATAAAGTTTTTCTACGAGGATTTATTTGAGGAACTATACGATTTTAACCTTAAGGATGTATCAGATCAATTAGCATCTGCCTTAGTTGATGCTTTTTCTGCCGGGGAAGATGCAGCCAAAGCATTTGACGATACCGTTGCTGATGTGATGCGAAATGTAATAAAAGAGATGATTTCCATGAATGTTTTGCAACAATCAATGAATAGTCTCAGAGAGTATCTGTTTGGCACAAACGGCATATTTACTGATGGTGAGTTTTCAACCTCTGATGCAGCAGGACTTACAGCCCAACTTGCAGCCTTAAAAGGTTCTATAGGTGATGCTAAAAATATATGGGATATTCTTAATCAGGCAGCCAAGGATGTCGGAATAGATTTAGGGGATGTTTCAGAAAAAGATACGTTATCTAAAGGTATCCAGTCCTTAACGGAAGATACCGGAAACCTTGTCGCATCCTATTTGAATGCTATACGGGCAGATGTTGCAGCACAACGTGTCTTTCTATTACAGCTAGTTCAATTGGCACAGGTAAATTCAAATACTTTCGCTTTGCAGTTAGCCGAGTTGATTAAGATACAGGTAAATACATTGGCTACAGCTAATAATACAAGGGAGATTGCAGATACAGTACGGGAAACAAATTCCATACTAAGGAATGCCACAACTCCGGGTAGCGGTACTTCAATTAATACATAA
- a CDS encoding antirestriction protein ArdA translates to MTTNNITNLSDAKVYVGTYRKYNEGSIFGKWLDLSDYSDKDEFLQACAELHADETDPEFMFQDFENIPDCFISESYISENLFELISRIDEIDNIEAFETYLNWKGCDIENDDFDALKSDFEDAFCGEYDSEEAYAEQLVDDCYNLEGIAATYFDYDRFARDLFMTDNYYDNGFVFYNR, encoded by the coding sequence ATGACTACAAATAATATTACCAATTTATCAGACGCAAAAGTTTACGTAGGTACATATAGAAAATATAACGAAGGTTCAATTTTCGGCAAATGGCTTGATCTTTCCGACTATTCAGATAAAGACGAATTTTTGCAAGCTTGTGCAGAACTACACGCAGACGAAACAGACCCCGAGTTTATGTTTCAAGACTTTGAAAATATTCCCGATTGTTTTATATCAGAATCATATATAAGTGAAAACTTATTCGAATTAATTAGCCGAATAGACGAAATAGATAATATTGAAGCGTTCGAAACTTACCTAAATTGGAAAGGTTGCGATATAGAAAACGACGATTTTGATGCTCTTAAATCTGACTTCGAAGATGCTTTTTGCGGAGAGTATGATAGTGAGGAAGCATATGCCGAACAGTTAGTGGATGACTGCTATAATTTAGAGGGTATTGCAGCAACTTATTTCGATTATGACCGATTTGCTCGTGATTTATTTATGACCGACAATTATTACGATAATGGTTTCGTGTTCTATAATCGTTAA